Proteins from a single region of Trichoplusia ni isolate ovarian cell line Hi5 chromosome 3, tn1, whole genome shotgun sequence:
- the LOC113508853 gene encoding esterase FE4-like: MKSLVLVLLIIKCVAGSAVGREGPLVSTPKGQIRGVRAEDGDYDGYYGIPYALVDEDNPFGPSTPYPDFDGIFDAVTDGVHCVQAYNSPVSGVIQCLQLNVYVPNTPTSNEPKAVMVYIHGGGFLVGHKAELSPRFLLERDVVVVTINYRLGLHGFLCSSEPGFKNAGLKDQVLAIKWVKDNIAAFGGDADKVTVFGESAGAISIDYHLHAAENFAQRAILMSGSALMSWILAEENDEIPITVAKNLGFSGNDIKGAIEFLSTQDPTKIAEEADRLHYLADEENYPVTMPCVERDSDSGILTDYPVNVQPKVKGIDIMIGYTNKEMMFMYPNADNLQFYRTYSFNRALLHDFDEAHDVDIVRQFYIGDEQPSESLQDVIIDYSSDASFVHSAERSVDKYLDAEASSVYKFIFTYEGNRNFGKIAMGLTAAGASHGDDLGYVFDAPLLAGPITDADRIVVDAMTKTWTDFAKYGNPTPQPTDLIPEWKPVDKNQRPYMNIGSPIRAESRVFNERMAFWDLYYKLHGDKVKGYNNGSLAI, from the exons ATGAAGTCTCTGGTGTTAGTTCTGCTGATCATCAAATGTGTTGCTGGGTCAGCAGTGGGCAGAGAGGGTCCTCTGGTGAGCACTCCCAAGGGGCAGATAAGAGGAGTGCGCGCAGAGGATGGAGACTACGACGGGTATTACGGAATACCGTACGCGCTGGTGGATGAGGACAACCCGTTTGGG CCGTCGACACCATATCCTGACTTCGATGGCATATTCGATGCTGTTACCGATGGCGTCCACTGTGTCCAAGCTTACAACAGTCCCGTTAGCGGAGTCATCCAATGCTTGCAGCTCAACGTCTACGTACCAAACACACCCACGTCTAACGAACCAAAGGCAGTAATGGTTTACATTCACGGCGGTGGATTTCTCGTGGGACATAAAGCAGAATTATCACCGAGATTTTTACTTGAACGCGACGTTGTCGTCGTCACAATCAATTACCGATTGGGTTTGCATGGCTTCTTATGTTCAAGTGAACCTGGATTTAAAAACGCTGGACTTAAAGATCAGGTCCTGGCCATCAAATGGGTGAAAGATAATATCGCAGCCTTTGGCGGAGATGCTGACAAAGTCACTGTTTTTGGAGAGTCAGCTGGTGCGATCAGTATAGATTATCATTTACATGCAGCTGAAAACTTTGCTCAGAGAGCTATCCTCATGAGCGGTAGTGCTTTGATGTCATGGATTCTTGCTGAAGAAAATGATGAGATTCCAATAACTGTAGCTAAAAACCTTGGGTTCAGTGGGAACGATATCAAAGGAGCTATAGAATTCCTAAGCACACAAGATCCGACCAAAATTGCAGAAGAGGCCGACCGTTTACATTATTTAGCCGATGAAGAGAACTACCCGGTTACTATGCCTTGTGTTGAACGTGATTCAGACAGCGGTATCCTCACTGACTACCCTGTGAACGTGCAACCAAAAGTCAAAGGAATAGATATCATGATTGGCTACACTAACAAAGAGATGATGTTCATGTACCCAAATGCTgacaatttacaattttatagaaCATACTCCTTCAATCGGGCACTATTGCACGATTTCGATGAAGCCCATGACGTAGACATCGTCAGACAATTTTACATCGGAGATGAACAACCAAGCGAAAGCTTACAAGACGTTATAATAGATTACTCATCTGATGCTTCTTTTGTTCACTCTGCTGAGAGGTCTGTGGACAAGTATCTGGATGCTGAAGCTAGcagtgtttataaatttatatttacctacGAAGGGAACAGGAATTTTGGTAAAATAGCGATGGGTCTGACTGCGGCAGGCGCCAGTCACGGGGATGACTTGGGATATGTATTTGACGCACCGCTATTAGCGGGTCCCATCACTGACGCTGATCGGATAGTCGTTGATGCGATGACGAAAACGTGGACTGACTTCGCTAAATATGG AAACCCAACACCACAGCCAACAGACTTGATCCCCGAGTGGAAACCGGTCGACAAGAACCAGCGACCATATATGAACATAGGCAGTCCTATTAGAGCTGAGAGTCGGGTGTTCAACGAGAGAATGGCTTTCTGGGATCTGTACTACAAACTCCATGGAGATAAAGTTAAGGGTTACAACAATGGCTCTTTAGCAATCTAA